Proteins encoded in a region of the Diabrotica virgifera virgifera chromosome 4, PGI_DIABVI_V3a genome:
- the LOC126883717 gene encoding uncharacterized protein LOC126883717 encodes MDKSRKLKLQRHTALNDIQSIYDLGSKAVSDQSLRSLFKIRCSELDVIKEEFLKQHTSIINNVLSVPDSDTGDEEKVRELFLDLFYKIKVFDAEFFGSPSESPGPASCASGGAHPSHIRLPRIDLPHFQGNFINFASFIDLYNSIVHNNAALGNVEKFKYLKGCLDGTPLSLIRNLPITNDNYQVAYDLIVKRYTNVRRCATAHWDAIMGVQKISAVNSKNLAKLVDTFLENLAALKTLGLPTEHWDFIMFNLLLSKLDVDSIKLFELENKSNEIPSFKKLVAFIETQYIAYDNLDNSIYRHNRSSSSFVTNSSSVCCALCKQSHYLNQCSLFLKKSPKERYQFCKESSSCFKCLNQANHSVKSCPKSFKCSKCSSHLHNSLLHFERNRSNSQSSSENNSPGTSGIESSPEVSHCAASFVGKKIETKKEILLGTVLVHAIDSKGCKQPLRCLIDSGSMSSFISRKAANRLGWPKTPCSFEVNGLNSMQTKLNQGQISFSIQPRHQSPVIHLEAIITDRVCSDLPSTQIDISAWNYIKNLKLADPKFNCSQSVDLLIGCSIFSKVLLEGKIEGKPGQPDALNTVFGYILLGPTSTPNLSSTCSSSSSLVCLSNVEDSLDSSLRKFWELENIPEEPVSEPEDVLCETIYRETHRRDVSGKYVVSLPFRESPPCLKDSYDVALNRFISLERRLFRQPGLQKEYSSHMQEYIDLGHMQLVPEGEKTKGKYYIPHHCVVKSESVSTKIRVVYNASQKSPRLEVPPSLREKSPSEEVKKSLVFVSTREEHFLSCLLENQSSFTSIQRILAFMLRFAHNSRFKRSRRVGPLSSVELESSLIILVRFTQEQYFEDQLQSNSFPKPFRKLGVFLDDDTQCLRVGGRLSQSSLSYEAKHPFLLPKKSRLTTLLVRHYHEKYLHAGFKSTQFLSHKNRTALVQFWKRNVKHL; translated from the exons TTGAAATTACAGCGTCATACAGCGCTCAATGACATTCAGTCGATTTATGATCTAGGTAGTAAAGCTGTTTCTGATCAGAGTTTACGATCGTTGTTTAAAATAAGGTGTAGCGAGTTAGACGTGATTAAGGAGGAATTTTTAAAGCAGCATACAAGCATTATTAATAATGTTTTGTCGGTACCGGATTCAGATACGGGGGACGAAGAAAAGGTCCGAGAATTATTCTTGGACTTATTctacaaaataaaagtttttgacGCGGAATTCTTTGGGTCACCATCTGAAAGTCCAGGTCCAGCGTCTTGTGCTTCCGGCGGAGCTCATCCTTCGCACATTCGCTTACCTCGTATTGATCTTCCGCATTTTCAAggaaattttattaattttgcatCCTTTATAGACCTTTATAATTCGATAGTGCATAATAATGCAGCCCTAGGAAACgtagaaaaattcaaatatttgaaaggttgtttagaCGGGACTCCGCTTAGCTTAATTCGCAATTTGCCCATAACTAACGATAATTACCAAGTGGCTTACGATTTAATTGTTAAACGGTACACAAATGTTCGTCGTTGTGCGACCGCCCATTGGGATGCGATAATGGGCGTTCAAAAAATCTCCGCGGTTAACTCGAAAAATCTAGCTAAATTAGTAGACACCTTTTTAGAAAATTTAGCCGCATTGAAAACTTTAGGCCTTCCCACTGAGCATTGGGATTTCATTATGTTCAATTTGCTTTTGTCGAAATTAGATGTTGATTCCATTAAGTTATTCGAGTTGGAAAATAAGTCTAATGAAATTCcttcatttaaaaaattagtagCGTTCATCGAAACACAATACATCGCGTATGATAATTTAGACAATAGTATTTATAG GCACAATCGTAGTAGCTCGTCGTTCGTGACAAATTCGTCTTCAGTATGTTGCGCTCTATGCAAACAAAGCCATTATCTCAACCAGTGTTCGTTGTTCTTGAAAAAATCGCCAAAAGAGAGATATCAGTTTTGTAAAGAGTCTTCTTCCTGTTTTAAGTGTCTTAATCAGGCTAACCATTCAGTCAAGTCGTGTCCTAAATCCTTCAAATGTAGCAAATGTAGTAGTCATCTCCATAATAGTTTGTTACACTTCGAGAGAAACCGTTCCAATAGTCAATCGTCCTCAGAAAATAATAGTCCAGGGACATCGGGAATCGAATCGTCTCCTGAAGTATCCCATTGTGCCGCTAGTTTTGTAGGAAAGAAAATTGAAACCAAAAAGGAAATCTTGCTCGGTACTGTTTTGGTTCATGCAATTGACAGTAAAGGGTGTAAACAACCCTTGAGATGTCTTATTGATTCGGGTTCGATGAGTTCGTTCATTAGTCGAAAGGCTGCCAATCGATTGGGATGGCCTAAAACTCCTTGCTCGTTCGAAGTTAACGGACTCAATTCGATGCAAACGAAACTGAATCAGGGGCAAATAAGTTTCTCTATCCAACCTCGTCATCAGTCACCGGTGATTCATTTGGAGGCTATTATTACAGATCGGGTTTGCTCGGATTTGCCCAGCACCCAAATAGATATTTCTGCTTggaattatattaaaaatttgaaGTTAGCTGATCCCAAATTTAATTGTAGTCAATCGGTCGATTTGTTAATTGGTTGTAGTATATTTTCGAAGGTGTTGTtagagggtaaaattgaaggtaAACCGGGACAACCTGATGCCCTAAATACCGTTTTTGGATATATTTTGTTGGGCCCAACTAGCACACCTAACCTTTCGTCaacttgttcttcttcttcgtcgCTTGTTTGTCTTTCAAATGTGGAAGACTCGTTAGATTCTTCGTTAAGGAAATTTTGGGAACTGGAGAATATACCGGAAGAGCCAGTTTCAGAACCGGAAGACGTTCTGTGCGAAACCATTTATCGGGAAACACATAGACGGGACGTCTCGGGAAAATATGTTGTGTCTTTGCCTTTTCGTGAATCGCCGCCTTGTTTAAAAGATAGCTACGATGTTGCTTTAAACAGATTTATTTCGTTGGAACGTCGCTTGTTTCGTCAGCCGGGTTTGCAAAAGGAATATTCGTCCCATATGCAGGAGTATATTGATTTAGGTCATATGCAATTGGTTCCTGAGGGCGAAAAGACAAAGGGAAAGTATTATATCCCACATCATTGTGTTGTTAAATCGGAAAGTGTCTCTACTAAAATTCGAGTGGTATATAATGCGTCTCAGAAAAGTCCCAGGCTTG AGGTTCCTCCATCATTGCGGGAAAAATCCCCTTCGGAAGAGGTAAAGAAAAGTTTAGTGTTTGTTTCCACTCGTGAGGAACATTTTTTGTCTTGTTTGTTAGAAAATCAATCGTCTTTTACCTCTATCCAAAGAATTTTGGCCTTTATGTTGCGATTCGCGCACAACTCTCGTTTTAAAAGGTCAAGACGTGTAGGACCCTTGAGTTCAGTAGAATTGGAAAGCTCGTTAATTATTCTTGTTAGGTTTACACAGGAACAGTATTTTGAAGACCAGCTTCAGTCGAACTCGTTTCCAAAACCATTTCGAAAA